The following DNA comes from Triticum aestivum cultivar Chinese Spring chromosome 3D, IWGSC CS RefSeq v2.1, whole genome shotgun sequence.
ATATATTATTTTGATTAAGGATCGATTGACGATAATACTTAGTAGTCGATCAAGATAGGTCATTCGTAACCAAAAAAAAGAGAAGTGGCGGTTGTTGTTCtgatgcgctggtcctatggggccttagcacgacgatttCCTGACTGTCTACTACGATAATATTTGTCCGCCTCCAATgtgggaggggcgatgacggcggcggcgcgctccagtgcttgtacttatcgcggatgtaatttttacttctgatgttctttgtactaccttaacaattgatgaatagatcagaagttttccAAAACAAAAAAGAGAAGTGTAGCTAACACACAAGCGATGACGTACGTTCACCGGCCCGCTGCTACTCCATAATATTTTATTGGACAGCACTACTCCCTACTGTATTTGTTAACGTGCAAAGGTAGTAGGAGTACCAGATTCTAGTAATTAGTAATTCGTTTCTATGTTGAACTGATCTCCCCATGGGACGTTAGCACATACGGCTGGGATGTAAAGTCTGATTCCGTTCGTCATTGATGACGTCGTCCTTTCTAGCATAATGTGCCTTCATCGGATGATCACCATATATTATACACATACAAAGTGAGCATCCCGGTACTTTCTGTCTGCCACCTTGAGGCTGAGAAGGTTCGGTGCCCATTAGATTAGAGTGACAGATGCAAGTTCAAACAATCTCCACCTAATAACCTGGGCAACACGGCTGCAATCCATGTTGGGCCTCTATAAATGTCCGGTTCCTCTTGGTCATCTTCATCAATCACTTGTCATCCTACTCCCTTGTGACATTCCAAACACAAACCTACGTACACTCCTCAACCCACACCACCAATCAGGAACAGAAGTTATTGTTGACGACATGGAAGGCACCACAGCCAACAAGACCATGATCAGTGCCCGGAAGCCGCGGGTGATGCTCTACTCCTCCCCACTCATGGGGCACCTCGTCCCCATGATCGAGCTCGCCAAGCTCTTCGCCGCCCGTGGGCTAGCCATCACGGTCGTCCTCATGGACCCGCCGTACGATACCGGCGCTACgggccccttcctcgccggtgtCTCCGCAGCCAACCCCTCCATTTCTTTCCATCGCCTGCAACAGGTCAAGCTCCTGGAGTCTGACGACTCCGTGATGCCAGCCTTGGCATTCGCCCGCCTCTCCAACCCGCACCTACGTGACTTCCTCGCTGGCGCTTCTCCGGACTTCCTCGTGGTGGACTTCTTCTGCAGTGCCGCCATGGACGTAGCCGCGGAACTCGACATCCCCGCCTACTTCTTCTCCACCTCCGGCGCCCAGATCCTGGCTTTCTTTATGCACCTCACGGTTCTGCACGGGAAAAGCACGAGGAGCTTCCGGGAAATGGGCGAAGAACTCGTGCACGTCCCGGGGATCACCCCGTTTCCGGCGACGCACTCCATCCAGCCACTCATGGATCGTGACGGTGCGTCCTACCAGGCATTACTAAATGTGAGCCTCGACCTGTTCCGATCACagggcatcttcatcaacaccttccGCTCGCTGGAGCCTCGTGCCATGGACACCATGCTCGCCGGGCTCTCCGCCCCACCCGGCCTCTCGACACCCCCGGTCTACTGCATTGGGCCGTTGATCAAGTCGGACAAGGTGGGTGTGAAGCGCGGCAATGAGTGCCTCGCATGGCTGGACGCGCAACCCAAGGCCAGTGTGGCGTTCCTGTGCTTTGGCAGCCTCGGCCGTTTCAGCGCCGAACAAACCAGGGAAGTGGCAACCGGGCTGGAGGCTAGTGGACAAAGGTTCCTCTGGGTCGTGCGGAGCCCGCCGAGCGACGACACGACTACAGAGCCGGACTTGGATGTGCTGCTTCCGAAGGGTTTCCTGGACCGGACCAAGGGCAGGGGCCTCGTCGTGAAGTCATGGGCACCACAAGGTGATGTTCTAGCACATCATGCCGTGGGAAGTTTTGTGACACACTGCGGGTGGAACTCGGTGCTCGAGTCTACTATGGCAGGTGTGCCTATGCTGGCCTGGCCATTGTACGCGGAGCAAAAGATGAATGCGGTGTTCCTCGAGAAAGAGATGGAGTTGGCTGTCGCGATGGAAGGGTACGacaaggaggtggtggaggcaaaGGAGATTGCCAAAAAGGTCAGGTGGATGATGGATTCGGAGGGCGGGAGGGTGCTCCGAGAGAGAACTCTAGCAGTGATGCGGCAGGCGAATGAGGCTCTACTCGAGGGTGGAGAATCAGAGGCGACCATGACGGGCTTTGTGGACGCGTGGGTTAAAGCTTGACATGTGCAACATCATTTATAAATGGTCATGGAAATAAGGAGTGAGCGTTGGGTCTTAAAAGTGTGATTTTAGTTTCTTCCTCTCTGTAACATGTACTATCAACACATAATAGAGAAATCTCTATATATGCCACTCCAAACATTTTTTTGCGGAAACACTCCAAACTTGACAGTATGCTTATATTCCGTCTCAAAATTTATATCCAGAACCATGCTAGACATTTATCATATGGCTATCTTACCACCTCCCCCCGACGGTCTACTAAAAGATGTGGTGCATTTTGAACTCGACCGGCTTTCCAATCTGAGCGGCGATCAGAACTAAAAAGGCCTCCTACATGCACCAGTCAATCTGCTTCCTTGCCCGGTCGGCGACACCGCTGCCAGGCTTGGTATCCCATTGTTTAGGTCAGTTCAGGCGAGGCCTCACCAAGGACACCGCCTCGAGCACATCTCGTTCTTGACGTTGCCTTGCTCTCATGTGTGTGAATCGACTGAACGCGTGGAAATTTCCATGTGACCATTTAATGGCAAATGCGACCGAAGATATGTATATGTTGCTTACCACTAGTGTCTACTAGTCGTTGACCatgttttttttttagaaaaagaggacgacccccggcctctgcatctgaacgatgcatacggccattttattaattattgacacaGGACCTTACAGAGTCAAAGCCTAGTCAGATTTTTCTCAAATTGGTCATCCACACCCCTGAGACTCGGAGGTCGGTGAATGGAGAGAATTGACCGTCTACCAGCCAATGTTACCAGCCAATGTGGTGTGTTTTTACCCAGTGAACGATTTTAGTGTCATCTTTGTATCCCTGAAATTTGACCATGTGGGTAGCTGGGCTGTTCGCCTACAAAAAGGATCAGTTCGGATAACACAGGCTCGTCCGAGTGGGTACCGACACATACCCATGCAGCTTCATGACCCTGGCTCCATAAACTGGATCAGCAGCATGGGGCACGTCTTACTCGCCAGGTCCCCCAACACGATGGTGGCCAACGTGTTGGATGAGGTGAAACTCAAGTGATGGTGAGCAGGAGTCATGGTAGAGTGACCTGCGACTACGGGAGGTGTTCAAGCTCAGGTATTTTTTTTTTCTAAGGCTGGGACTGctacctaagagcatctacaatcggacatAGCAAATATGACCCCTTAAACGCCTGCGGACGCGTCCGGTTAGTGATCGGGCGTGTCCGTTTTGCGTCCCCATTTATCCGTCCGCACAGTCACACTTCTCATTTTTCTCCTCATATGTCTGGTCACTTGCACGTGATTGGTGGAGATGAAgagagagaaataaaagaatgaATAAAGAAATAGAAAAGGTGGTCCGGGGTGGGGCCGTGTCCTACGTGGCAGAGTGCCCGGGCGCGTCCGCAAGCCCTCATATCCTCCCCATATTTGAGATGGATATGAGGGCTTGCGGACAGTCCGGGCCACGTTTTTTCTTCTCTCCTGTCCGGTCACTGACGGGACGCGCCCGCGGACGTATAAGGGATGGTCTGAGAGgtacggctgtagatgctctaagacccTGCTTGGAATGGATGTAAACTTTTACACCTGTATTTATTTTACAGTTGTAAAATACCGGTCGCAGATGATTTTCCGCCTGGAAACAAGACGACCAGTTCAAGTGTGTATCCTAAACCAACCGAATACTGGCGAAAACGCTTATCCAAGCGGAGCCTATCTAGTACCTAACTCCACTATTGCACTAGGGTAAGTATGCTACTGGTCGCAACTGGCCTGAGTGTAGCCTCCATAATTGGACCCGCAAACTAAGCAGGGTCGCAACCCGAGCGGCTTTGCTACATCCTGATATAAGTATCTAGGGAGAACCTGAGGCTTCTCAGAGCTCAGCGACTGTCGGCCGTCGGATCGTTTACTTGATGCGTTTAGGGCCGTCGGCTCTCGCTCCCGGAAGACCTTGGTCGTTGGATCAAAAAAAGTTACTGCTACAATGAATAGTTACCCTCTCGTTCCTGCCACCGCCTGTAATttccttgccctgccgagggcatTTTGGTCATTTCACGTGCAGGTTTATAAAGGACAGCCGCTCTTTgttgaaccctagccgccgcctcctctctcctcccgcgcgcgtcctctcccctcccctcccacgtgcctcctctcctcccacccacatcgccgccgccgccacccactgcCTCGAACCGCGCCGTCGGCGGCCAGATCCGCCGCAACAGAACCCCCCTCCCAACGACGACGAGCAGCAGCGgagggaggacgaggagcgcgacggcggcagcggcggcggggagcagcagcagcaggccaaGGCGGCGCAGCAACAGGCCTTGGGCTTGGGCGACGTCGACGCCGCCAagataagcagcagaagaggagAGTTCATCCCCTCCTGGCCCGACACCGGCAGCCATGGGGCTGCGCCTCCTCTCTGCCTCTGGTGGGTTCATTCCctgcccctccttcctcctcctcctcctcctcctcctcctcctcttcttcctctctatctctttctaaTCTCTCTCTTCTTTTGTAGCAGCAGAGgagaggagtggggatgagcttgCAGCTCCTGATGTGCTTCAATTCGATTTGGAGTAGAGCAATTGATGTATTCCTACAGCTGCTGTAGAGGATAGGAGAGCACATCACACAATTCTCCACCTTTAATGAACAACGGCCGGCATCTCCGCTCCACGGCGTCGCCAACTAGCTAGGTGAGCCCCTTTGCTTGGTCAACTCTAATACATTCCTATTATAGATCTGTCCAGGATTTTATGTGATTGGGCCTGCTGTTGATCTATGATGCACAGAACGAGTGATTTGTGGTTGAGTAGTCCATTTAGCCCTTTCGATGCTTGCTGTGTAATCCACCATGTATCATATTGTTCAGATCCCATGATTAGCCATTTTTTACCTGTACATGTTTGCTCTGTGGTCGACCATGTATCAGACTGTTTAGTTTGACCGCTTGCCTCTGCTAATTGTAGTCAACCCATCACACGATTGATGTTTGTATGGCTTGCCTTTAAAGAATGTGCCCTGCCATGTTTAAAAGCAGGTCCGCATCATCGTTATGTTGCTACAAATCTCTGGGGTTTTTTTCAGATTCATGTTGCACGTATACCTTGCTTGTCCTGGACTTGCCCCTGATAACAAAAAATGTGTCGAGTGTTTGCCGATTCAATTCTGCCATATTACATTACCATGGATAACATGTATTAATCTGTTAAGCTTTTCTTGCTGCATAGGACTGCTTGTAGACTCGGTATGATTTAGTTGATTGTTGGTTCTTGTGCCTAGGACCAGATCGGTCCTTTGCTGTTGTCTGTGGCTTTAGTAGCTTAATATCTCCACCTATTGCTTTTATGGTGCATGCCCTATGTAGAAGACTTGTGTAAGCGTATACCTTGCAAGGTACTGTTTACTCATGGTTCGGGTTAGGGGACTCGGAGCGGCGGATTGACTGATGACAGGATTTTGGTTGCGCAGATGAGCTGGAGGTGTCGGATGTGTCCACGGTGTTGGATGTGCCTCAGGATCTGAACGAACAACAGGCTAGGCATACCACTCTCTTGTCCAGCGCCGTTCTTTGTGTGTGTGCCTTCTAGTGTGATCTAATTCTTGACATATCCCTAGGCATCTTGAAATATCTCTAGACAGGTTCTCATGTTCAGCGCATCCAGTTTGGTTGATTATTTTGGGAAGCTTATTTTGGAAAGGCTTTGAGAGGCTGTCTGAATCACCACCTTGTGTTTAATAGAATTATACATAGTTTTGTACAACCATTTCATTTTTGCATAGGGCTACAAAGTACAATCAAACAATCTGCAGCTTAGCACTACTGTATTTCCTGGACTCCCCAATTTGGGATTTAAGCATTGAGGCGTTGAATATGTCTATATGAACTGCAGTTCTATATTTCCTGCTACTCGAGCTGGCTCTCTCTCTCCAACGTCTTGGTTTGCAGGCCGCTACGTGGTGAGGTACTGACTAAGGAGCATGAATCGCCACCACCACGTACCAGATGTTGCCATCAAGGTCGGCGTCATAGTGACTGTCGATGACTTGCAGGtccatctctctctttctctctctctctctctctctctctctctctcaaatgtcAAGCTAGATTCCCTCTTATTTTGCATATTGGAAATGTCCCGAAAGTTAATTGACTGAAATGCCATGTCTTGCGAAATGCTAATGCCATGATAATTAGATGCATGTGCAGATCTTTTTTTTCGTTGAAATGTTTTCAGATGCATGTTATGGATTGATTTCCGGCTGTCCGATCTTGAGTTTGATATGCCGTCAAAT
Coding sequences within:
- the LOC123073858 gene encoding UDP-glycosyltransferase 88B1-like, with translation MLGLYKCPVPLGHLHQSLVILLPCDIPNTNLRTLLNPHHQSGTEVIVDDMEGTTANKTMISARKPRVMLYSSPLMGHLVPMIELAKLFAARGLAITVVLMDPPYDTGATGPFLAGVSAANPSISFHRLQQVKLLESDDSVMPALAFARLSNPHLRDFLAGASPDFLVVDFFCSAAMDVAAELDIPAYFFSTSGAQILAFFMHLTVLHGKSTRSFREMGEELVHVPGITPFPATHSIQPLMDRDGASYQALLNVSLDLFRSQGIFINTFRSLEPRAMDTMLAGLSAPPGLSTPPVYCIGPLIKSDKVGVKRGNECLAWLDAQPKASVAFLCFGSLGRFSAEQTREVATGLEASGQRFLWVVRSPPSDDTTTEPDLDVLLPKGFLDRTKGRGLVVKSWAPQGDVLAHHAVGSFVTHCGWNSVLESTMAGVPMLAWPLYAEQKMNAVFLEKEMELAVAMEGYDKEVVEAKEIAKKVRWMMDSEGGRVLRERTLAVMRQANEALLEGGESEATMTGFVDAWVKA